A genomic stretch from Chiloscyllium plagiosum isolate BGI_BamShark_2017 chromosome 2, ASM401019v2, whole genome shotgun sequence includes:
- the LOC122561585 gene encoding Fanconi anemia group C protein-like isoform X2 — MMLDLTFFFFFSDMPSAAWSQHLISIIQILKMNKEVRRTSANVFENWFLLVHFGDWISVALQQLMMTDAISEMLLWLLMFYYKPHMETKQESDLMENVKSVYNQIKILINKTTVNFKEVQTALITGNLSTEKCHFNDLISHLFLSFLLFSPGGQRIAKESVRLVIHISWNCHWWNFRNAGCYCTQTKEQKMWSITR; from the exons ATGATGTTagatttaaccttttttttcttcttttcagatATGCCATCAGCTGCCTGGTCTCAGCACCTAATAAGTATTATTCAAATTTTGAAGATGAATAAAGAAGTCAGACG AACTTCTGCTAATGTATTTGAGAACTGGTTTTTACTGGTTCACTTTGGAGACTGGATCAGTGTTGCTCTACAGCAATTGATGATGACAGATGCTATCTCAGAGATGCTACTTTGGCTTTTGATGTTCTACTACAAGCCACATATGGAAACCAAACAAGAGAGTGATTTAATG GAAAATGTGAAATCCGTGTACAATCAAATAAAGATTCTAATCAACAAGACAACTGTGAATTTCAAGGAAGTGCAGACTGCATTGATCACTGGGAATCTTTCCACAGAAAAATGTCACTTCAATGACCTAATCAGTCACCTCTTTCTGAGCTTTTTGTTATTTTCACCTGGTGGCCAGAGAATAGCAAAGGAATCTGTGCGACTTGTAA TTCACATCAGTTGGAACTGCCACTGGTGGAATTTCAGAAATGCTGGCTGCTACTGCACACAGACTAAAGAACAAAAGATGTGGAGCATCACAAGATGA
- the LOC122561585 gene encoding Fanconi anemia group C protein-like isoform X1: protein MMLDLTFFFFFSDMPSAAWSQHLISIIQILKMNKEVRRTSANVFENWFLLVHFGDWISVALQQLMMTDAISEMLLWLLMFYYKPHMETKQESDLMENVKSVYNQIKILINKTTVNFKEVQTALITGNLSTEKCHFNDLISHLFLSFLLFSPGGQRIAKESVRLFTSVGTATGGISEMLAATAHRLKNKRCGASQDDKVQNTIELLQQQLHEIQSENMCYIY, encoded by the exons ATGATGTTagatttaaccttttttttcttcttttcagatATGCCATCAGCTGCCTGGTCTCAGCACCTAATAAGTATTATTCAAATTTTGAAGATGAATAAAGAAGTCAGACG AACTTCTGCTAATGTATTTGAGAACTGGTTTTTACTGGTTCACTTTGGAGACTGGATCAGTGTTGCTCTACAGCAATTGATGATGACAGATGCTATCTCAGAGATGCTACTTTGGCTTTTGATGTTCTACTACAAGCCACATATGGAAACCAAACAAGAGAGTGATTTAATG GAAAATGTGAAATCCGTGTACAATCAAATAAAGATTCTAATCAACAAGACAACTGTGAATTTCAAGGAAGTGCAGACTGCATTGATCACTGGGAATCTTTCCACAGAAAAATGTCACTTCAATGACCTAATCAGTCACCTCTTTCTGAGCTTTTTGTTATTTTCACCTGGTGGCCAGAGAATAGCAAAGGAATCTGTGCGACTT TTCACATCAGTTGGAACTGCCACTGGTGGAATTTCAGAAATGCTGGCTGCTACTGCACACAGACTAAAGAACAAAAGATGTGGAGCATCACAAGATGACAAGGTGCAGAACACTATTGAACTCCTGCAGCAACAGTTACATGAAATTCAGTCTGAAAATATGTgctatatttattga